One window of Falco peregrinus isolate bFalPer1 chromosome 17, bFalPer1.pri, whole genome shotgun sequence genomic DNA carries:
- the ENTPD4 gene encoding ectonucleoside triphosphate diphosphohydrolase 4 isoform X3, whose product MCLVSLRISISCLLPASWHFSISPVGCPRILNTTLRQIVVIGILAAAVSLLYYSLVVIRNKYGRAYRDKRFHRYLARVTDTEATDTNNPNLNYGIVVDCGSSGSRIFVYCWPRHNGNPHDLLDIKQMRDKNRKPVVMKIKPGISEFASSPEKVSDYISPLLSFAAQHVPRAKHKETPLYILCTAGMRILPESQQKAILEDLLTDIPVHFDFLFSDSHAEVISGKQEGVYAWIGINFVLGRFEHTDDEDEAIVEVHVPGSENKEAIFRKRTVGILDMGGVSTQIAYEVPKTEEVAKNLLAEFNLGCDAHQTEHVYRVYVATFLGFGGNAARQRYEDSLFTSTVLKNRLLGKQTGMTSDSPYLDPCLPLDAQDEIQQNGQIMYLRGTGDFNLCREIIQPFMNKTNETQTSLNGVYQPAVHFQNSEFYGFSEFYYCTEDVLRMGGDYNAAKFTKAAKDYCATKWSVLRERFDRGLYASHADLHRLKYQCFKSAWMYEVFHSGFSFPVSYSNLKTALQVYDKEVQWTLGAILYRTRFLPLRDIQQENFRGSHSHWRSFSFVYNHYLFFVCFLIVLLSILLYLLRLRRIHRRMLRNSSSTSLWIEEGLPPQKIAGP is encoded by the exons ATGTGCCTTGTCAGTCTGAG GATCAGCATCTCCTGTTTGCTTCCTGCTTCTTGGCACTTCAGCATCTCTCCGGTAGGATGTCCACGTATTCTCAACACCACTTTGCGACAGATCGTTGTGATAGGAatacttgctgctgctgtctctttGCTTTACTACTCTCTAGTAGTCATCCGCAATAAGTATGGGCGTGCATACAGGGACAAAAGGTTCCACAG ATATCTTGCCCGAGTAACTGACACTGAAGCTACAGATACAAACAACCCCAATCTGAACTATGGCATCGTTGTGGACTGTGGCAGCAGTGGCTCTAGGATTTTTGTGTATTGTTGGCCAAGGCACAACGGTAATCCACATGACCTGTTGGACATCAAACAGATGAGGGACAAAAACAGAAAGCCAGTGGTTATGAAAATTAAACCAg GCATTTCGGAGTTTGCCAGCTCTCCTGAAAAGGTCAGTGATTATATTTCTCCACTTCTGAGCTTCGCTGCCCAACATGTGCCACGTGCAAAACACAAAGAGACTCCTCTTTATATTCTGTGTACCGCGGGAATGAGGATTCTGCCGGAAAG CCAGCAGAAGGCAATACTTGAAGATCTGCTCACTGATATTCCtgtgcattttgattttctgttttcgGACTCACATGCAGAGGTTATTTCAGGGAAACAGGAAG GAGTATATGCATGGATTGGCATCAACTTTGTTCTTGGAAGATTTGAACATACAGATGATG AGGATGAAGCGATTGTGGAGGTGCATGTCCCAGGCAGCGAAAACAAAGAGGCCATCTTTCGTAAGAGGACAGTGGGTATTCTTGACATGGGCGGAGTGTCGACTCAGATAGCGTACGAAGTCCCTAAAACT GAAGAAGTAGCCAAAAACTTACTTGCAGAATTCAATTTAGGCTGCGATGCTCATCAAACCGAGCATGTGTACAGAGTCTACGTTGCAACGTTCCTTGGCTTTGGAGGAAACGCAGCACGCCAGAGATATGAAGACAGTCTATTTACCAGTACAGTGCTGAAAAACAG GCTGCTGGGCAAACAGACTGGAATGACTTCTGATTCACCCTACCTTGATCCTTGCCTGCCCCTGGATGCTCAGGATGAGATCCAGCAGAATGGACAGATAATGTATTTGCGGGGAACAGGAGACTTTAATCTGTGTCGTGAAATTATTCAACCGTTCATGAATAAGACTAATGAAACGCAGACATCTCTTAATGGTGTCTATCAGCCTGCTGTGCACTTTCAGAACAGTGAATTCTATGGTTTCTCAGAGTTCTACTACTGCACCGAGGACGTGTTACGCATGGGAGGAGATTACAATGCTGCTAAATTTACTAAAGCCGCAAAG gatTATTGTGCCACTAAGTGGTCTGTCCTACGGGAACGTTTTGACCGTGGTCTTTATGCATCACATGCTGATCTCCACAGATTGAA GTACCAGTGTTTTAAGTCTGCCTGGATGTATGAAGTATTTCACAGTGgcttctcttttcctgtgaGTTACAGCAATttgaaaacagctctgcaggttTATGATAAAGAGGTGCAATGGACCTTGGGAGCCATACTTTACCGAACACGGTTTTTACCTTTAAG AGACATCCAGCAAGAAAACTTCCGTGGAAGTCACTCCCACTGGAGGAGCTTCTCCTTTGTTTACAATCACTAtttgttttttgtctgtttcctGATTGTGCTGCTCTCCATCCTGCTCTACCTGCTAAGGCTCAGACGGATCCACAGGCGAATGTTGCGTAACAGCTCGTCTACTTCCCTATGGATTGAGGAAGGCCTCCCACCACAGAAGATTGCAGGACCCTGA
- the ENTPD4 gene encoding ectonucleoside triphosphate diphosphohydrolase 4 isoform X5, translating into MFEHQLVFLSAGHNPKWGGSASPVCFLLLGTSASLRYLARVTDTEATDTNNPNLNYGIVVDCGSSGSRIFVYCWPRHNGNPHDLLDIKQMRDKNRKPVVMKIKPGISEFASSPEKVSDYISPLLSFAAQHVPRAKHKETPLYILCTAGMRILPESQQKAILEDLLTDIPVHFDFLFSDSHAEVISGKQEGVYAWIGINFVLGRFEHTDDEDEAIVEVHVPGSENKEAIFRKRTVGILDMGGVSTQIAYEVPKTVSFASSQQEEVAKNLLAEFNLGCDAHQTEHVYRVYVATFLGFGGNAARQRYEDSLFTSTVLKNRLLGKQTGMTSDSPYLDPCLPLDAQDEIQQNGQIMYLRGTGDFNLCREIIQPFMNKTNETQTSLNGVYQPAVHFQNSEFYGFSEFYYCTEDVLRMGGDYNAAKFTKAAKDYCATKWSVLRERFDRGLYASHADLHRLKYQCFKSAWMYEVFHSGFSFPVSYSNLKTALQVYDKEVQWTLGAILYRTRFLPLRDIQQENFRGSHSHWRSFSFVYNHYLFFVCFLIVLLSILLYLLRLRRIHRRMLRNSSSTSLWIEEGLPPQKIAGP; encoded by the exons ATGTTTGAACACCAGCTGgtctttctctctgctggtcATAACCCAAAATGGGGAG GATCAGCATCTCCTGTTTGCTTCCTGCTTCTTGGCACTTCAGCATCTCTCCG ATATCTTGCCCGAGTAACTGACACTGAAGCTACAGATACAAACAACCCCAATCTGAACTATGGCATCGTTGTGGACTGTGGCAGCAGTGGCTCTAGGATTTTTGTGTATTGTTGGCCAAGGCACAACGGTAATCCACATGACCTGTTGGACATCAAACAGATGAGGGACAAAAACAGAAAGCCAGTGGTTATGAAAATTAAACCAg GCATTTCGGAGTTTGCCAGCTCTCCTGAAAAGGTCAGTGATTATATTTCTCCACTTCTGAGCTTCGCTGCCCAACATGTGCCACGTGCAAAACACAAAGAGACTCCTCTTTATATTCTGTGTACCGCGGGAATGAGGATTCTGCCGGAAAG CCAGCAGAAGGCAATACTTGAAGATCTGCTCACTGATATTCCtgtgcattttgattttctgttttcgGACTCACATGCAGAGGTTATTTCAGGGAAACAGGAAG GAGTATATGCATGGATTGGCATCAACTTTGTTCTTGGAAGATTTGAACATACAGATGATG AGGATGAAGCGATTGTGGAGGTGCATGTCCCAGGCAGCGAAAACAAAGAGGCCATCTTTCGTAAGAGGACAGTGGGTATTCTTGACATGGGCGGAGTGTCGACTCAGATAGCGTACGAAGTCCCTAAAACTGTAAGCTTTGCCTCTTCGCAGCAG GAAGAAGTAGCCAAAAACTTACTTGCAGAATTCAATTTAGGCTGCGATGCTCATCAAACCGAGCATGTGTACAGAGTCTACGTTGCAACGTTCCTTGGCTTTGGAGGAAACGCAGCACGCCAGAGATATGAAGACAGTCTATTTACCAGTACAGTGCTGAAAAACAG GCTGCTGGGCAAACAGACTGGAATGACTTCTGATTCACCCTACCTTGATCCTTGCCTGCCCCTGGATGCTCAGGATGAGATCCAGCAGAATGGACAGATAATGTATTTGCGGGGAACAGGAGACTTTAATCTGTGTCGTGAAATTATTCAACCGTTCATGAATAAGACTAATGAAACGCAGACATCTCTTAATGGTGTCTATCAGCCTGCTGTGCACTTTCAGAACAGTGAATTCTATGGTTTCTCAGAGTTCTACTACTGCACCGAGGACGTGTTACGCATGGGAGGAGATTACAATGCTGCTAAATTTACTAAAGCCGCAAAG gatTATTGTGCCACTAAGTGGTCTGTCCTACGGGAACGTTTTGACCGTGGTCTTTATGCATCACATGCTGATCTCCACAGATTGAA GTACCAGTGTTTTAAGTCTGCCTGGATGTATGAAGTATTTCACAGTGgcttctcttttcctgtgaGTTACAGCAATttgaaaacagctctgcaggttTATGATAAAGAGGTGCAATGGACCTTGGGAGCCATACTTTACCGAACACGGTTTTTACCTTTAAG AGACATCCAGCAAGAAAACTTCCGTGGAAGTCACTCCCACTGGAGGAGCTTCTCCTTTGTTTACAATCACTAtttgttttttgtctgtttcctGATTGTGCTGCTCTCCATCCTGCTCTACCTGCTAAGGCTCAGACGGATCCACAGGCGAATGTTGCGTAACAGCTCGTCTACTTCCCTATGGATTGAGGAAGGCCTCCCACCACAGAAGATTGCAGGACCCTGA
- the ENTPD4 gene encoding ectonucleoside triphosphate diphosphohydrolase 4 isoform X1, translating to MCLVSLRISISCLLPASWHFSISPVGCPRILNTTLRQIVVIGILAAAVSLLYYSLVVIRNKYGRAYRDKRFHRYLARVTDTEATDTNNPNLNYGIVVDCGSSGSRIFVYCWPRHNGNPHDLLDIKQMRDKNRKPVVMKIKPGISEFASSPEKVSDYISPLLSFAAQHVPRAKHKETPLYILCTAGMRILPESQQKAILEDLLTDIPVHFDFLFSDSHAEVISGKQEGVYAWIGINFVLGRFEHTDDEDEAIVEVHVPGSENKEAIFRKRTVGILDMGGVSTQIAYEVPKTVSFASSQQEEVAKNLLAEFNLGCDAHQTEHVYRVYVATFLGFGGNAARQRYEDSLFTSTVLKNRLLGKQTGMTSDSPYLDPCLPLDAQDEIQQNGQIMYLRGTGDFNLCREIIQPFMNKTNETQTSLNGVYQPAVHFQNSEFYGFSEFYYCTEDVLRMGGDYNAAKFTKAAKDYCATKWSVLRERFDRGLYASHADLHRLKYQCFKSAWMYEVFHSGFSFPVSYSNLKTALQVYDKEVQWTLGAILYRTRFLPLRDIQQENFRGSHSHWRSFSFVYNHYLFFVCFLIVLLSILLYLLRLRRIHRRMLRNSSSTSLWIEEGLPPQKIAGP from the exons ATGTGCCTTGTCAGTCTGAG GATCAGCATCTCCTGTTTGCTTCCTGCTTCTTGGCACTTCAGCATCTCTCCGGTAGGATGTCCACGTATTCTCAACACCACTTTGCGACAGATCGTTGTGATAGGAatacttgctgctgctgtctctttGCTTTACTACTCTCTAGTAGTCATCCGCAATAAGTATGGGCGTGCATACAGGGACAAAAGGTTCCACAG ATATCTTGCCCGAGTAACTGACACTGAAGCTACAGATACAAACAACCCCAATCTGAACTATGGCATCGTTGTGGACTGTGGCAGCAGTGGCTCTAGGATTTTTGTGTATTGTTGGCCAAGGCACAACGGTAATCCACATGACCTGTTGGACATCAAACAGATGAGGGACAAAAACAGAAAGCCAGTGGTTATGAAAATTAAACCAg GCATTTCGGAGTTTGCCAGCTCTCCTGAAAAGGTCAGTGATTATATTTCTCCACTTCTGAGCTTCGCTGCCCAACATGTGCCACGTGCAAAACACAAAGAGACTCCTCTTTATATTCTGTGTACCGCGGGAATGAGGATTCTGCCGGAAAG CCAGCAGAAGGCAATACTTGAAGATCTGCTCACTGATATTCCtgtgcattttgattttctgttttcgGACTCACATGCAGAGGTTATTTCAGGGAAACAGGAAG GAGTATATGCATGGATTGGCATCAACTTTGTTCTTGGAAGATTTGAACATACAGATGATG AGGATGAAGCGATTGTGGAGGTGCATGTCCCAGGCAGCGAAAACAAAGAGGCCATCTTTCGTAAGAGGACAGTGGGTATTCTTGACATGGGCGGAGTGTCGACTCAGATAGCGTACGAAGTCCCTAAAACTGTAAGCTTTGCCTCTTCGCAGCAG GAAGAAGTAGCCAAAAACTTACTTGCAGAATTCAATTTAGGCTGCGATGCTCATCAAACCGAGCATGTGTACAGAGTCTACGTTGCAACGTTCCTTGGCTTTGGAGGAAACGCAGCACGCCAGAGATATGAAGACAGTCTATTTACCAGTACAGTGCTGAAAAACAG GCTGCTGGGCAAACAGACTGGAATGACTTCTGATTCACCCTACCTTGATCCTTGCCTGCCCCTGGATGCTCAGGATGAGATCCAGCAGAATGGACAGATAATGTATTTGCGGGGAACAGGAGACTTTAATCTGTGTCGTGAAATTATTCAACCGTTCATGAATAAGACTAATGAAACGCAGACATCTCTTAATGGTGTCTATCAGCCTGCTGTGCACTTTCAGAACAGTGAATTCTATGGTTTCTCAGAGTTCTACTACTGCACCGAGGACGTGTTACGCATGGGAGGAGATTACAATGCTGCTAAATTTACTAAAGCCGCAAAG gatTATTGTGCCACTAAGTGGTCTGTCCTACGGGAACGTTTTGACCGTGGTCTTTATGCATCACATGCTGATCTCCACAGATTGAA GTACCAGTGTTTTAAGTCTGCCTGGATGTATGAAGTATTTCACAGTGgcttctcttttcctgtgaGTTACAGCAATttgaaaacagctctgcaggttTATGATAAAGAGGTGCAATGGACCTTGGGAGCCATACTTTACCGAACACGGTTTTTACCTTTAAG AGACATCCAGCAAGAAAACTTCCGTGGAAGTCACTCCCACTGGAGGAGCTTCTCCTTTGTTTACAATCACTAtttgttttttgtctgtttcctGATTGTGCTGCTCTCCATCCTGCTCTACCTGCTAAGGCTCAGACGGATCCACAGGCGAATGTTGCGTAACAGCTCGTCTACTTCCCTATGGATTGAGGAAGGCCTCCCACCACAGAAGATTGCAGGACCCTGA
- the ENTPD4 gene encoding ectonucleoside triphosphate diphosphohydrolase 4 isoform X4 — translation MGRISISCLLPASWHFSISPVGCPRILNTTLRQIVVIGILAAAVSLLYYSLVVIRNKYGRAYRDKRFHRYLARVTDTEATDTNNPNLNYGIVVDCGSSGSRIFVYCWPRHNGNPHDLLDIKQMRDKNRKPVVMKIKPGISEFASSPEKVSDYISPLLSFAAQHVPRAKHKETPLYILCTAGMRILPESQQKAILEDLLTDIPVHFDFLFSDSHAEVISGKQEGVYAWIGINFVLGRFEHTDDEDEAIVEVHVPGSENKEAIFRKRTVGILDMGGVSTQIAYEVPKTEEVAKNLLAEFNLGCDAHQTEHVYRVYVATFLGFGGNAARQRYEDSLFTSTVLKNRLLGKQTGMTSDSPYLDPCLPLDAQDEIQQNGQIMYLRGTGDFNLCREIIQPFMNKTNETQTSLNGVYQPAVHFQNSEFYGFSEFYYCTEDVLRMGGDYNAAKFTKAAKDYCATKWSVLRERFDRGLYASHADLHRLKYQCFKSAWMYEVFHSGFSFPVSYSNLKTALQVYDKEVQWTLGAILYRTRFLPLRDIQQENFRGSHSHWRSFSFVYNHYLFFVCFLIVLLSILLYLLRLRRIHRRMLRNSSSTSLWIEEGLPPQKIAGP, via the exons ATGGGGAG GATCAGCATCTCCTGTTTGCTTCCTGCTTCTTGGCACTTCAGCATCTCTCCGGTAGGATGTCCACGTATTCTCAACACCACTTTGCGACAGATCGTTGTGATAGGAatacttgctgctgctgtctctttGCTTTACTACTCTCTAGTAGTCATCCGCAATAAGTATGGGCGTGCATACAGGGACAAAAGGTTCCACAG ATATCTTGCCCGAGTAACTGACACTGAAGCTACAGATACAAACAACCCCAATCTGAACTATGGCATCGTTGTGGACTGTGGCAGCAGTGGCTCTAGGATTTTTGTGTATTGTTGGCCAAGGCACAACGGTAATCCACATGACCTGTTGGACATCAAACAGATGAGGGACAAAAACAGAAAGCCAGTGGTTATGAAAATTAAACCAg GCATTTCGGAGTTTGCCAGCTCTCCTGAAAAGGTCAGTGATTATATTTCTCCACTTCTGAGCTTCGCTGCCCAACATGTGCCACGTGCAAAACACAAAGAGACTCCTCTTTATATTCTGTGTACCGCGGGAATGAGGATTCTGCCGGAAAG CCAGCAGAAGGCAATACTTGAAGATCTGCTCACTGATATTCCtgtgcattttgattttctgttttcgGACTCACATGCAGAGGTTATTTCAGGGAAACAGGAAG GAGTATATGCATGGATTGGCATCAACTTTGTTCTTGGAAGATTTGAACATACAGATGATG AGGATGAAGCGATTGTGGAGGTGCATGTCCCAGGCAGCGAAAACAAAGAGGCCATCTTTCGTAAGAGGACAGTGGGTATTCTTGACATGGGCGGAGTGTCGACTCAGATAGCGTACGAAGTCCCTAAAACT GAAGAAGTAGCCAAAAACTTACTTGCAGAATTCAATTTAGGCTGCGATGCTCATCAAACCGAGCATGTGTACAGAGTCTACGTTGCAACGTTCCTTGGCTTTGGAGGAAACGCAGCACGCCAGAGATATGAAGACAGTCTATTTACCAGTACAGTGCTGAAAAACAG GCTGCTGGGCAAACAGACTGGAATGACTTCTGATTCACCCTACCTTGATCCTTGCCTGCCCCTGGATGCTCAGGATGAGATCCAGCAGAATGGACAGATAATGTATTTGCGGGGAACAGGAGACTTTAATCTGTGTCGTGAAATTATTCAACCGTTCATGAATAAGACTAATGAAACGCAGACATCTCTTAATGGTGTCTATCAGCCTGCTGTGCACTTTCAGAACAGTGAATTCTATGGTTTCTCAGAGTTCTACTACTGCACCGAGGACGTGTTACGCATGGGAGGAGATTACAATGCTGCTAAATTTACTAAAGCCGCAAAG gatTATTGTGCCACTAAGTGGTCTGTCCTACGGGAACGTTTTGACCGTGGTCTTTATGCATCACATGCTGATCTCCACAGATTGAA GTACCAGTGTTTTAAGTCTGCCTGGATGTATGAAGTATTTCACAGTGgcttctcttttcctgtgaGTTACAGCAATttgaaaacagctctgcaggttTATGATAAAGAGGTGCAATGGACCTTGGGAGCCATACTTTACCGAACACGGTTTTTACCTTTAAG AGACATCCAGCAAGAAAACTTCCGTGGAAGTCACTCCCACTGGAGGAGCTTCTCCTTTGTTTACAATCACTAtttgttttttgtctgtttcctGATTGTGCTGCTCTCCATCCTGCTCTACCTGCTAAGGCTCAGACGGATCCACAGGCGAATGTTGCGTAACAGCTCGTCTACTTCCCTATGGATTGAGGAAGGCCTCCCACCACAGAAGATTGCAGGACCCTGA
- the ENTPD4 gene encoding ectonucleoside triphosphate diphosphohydrolase 4 isoform X7, with product MRDKNRKPVVMKIKPGISEFASSPEKVSDYISPLLSFAAQHVPRAKHKETPLYILCTAGMRILPESQQKAILEDLLTDIPVHFDFLFSDSHAEVISGKQEGVYAWIGINFVLGRFEHTDDEDEAIVEVHVPGSENKEAIFRKRTVGILDMGGVSTQIAYEVPKTVSFASSQQEEVAKNLLAEFNLGCDAHQTEHVYRVYVATFLGFGGNAARQRYEDSLFTSTVLKNRLLGKQTGMTSDSPYLDPCLPLDAQDEIQQNGQIMYLRGTGDFNLCREIIQPFMNKTNETQTSLNGVYQPAVHFQNSEFYGFSEFYYCTEDVLRMGGDYNAAKFTKAAKDYCATKWSVLRERFDRGLYASHADLHRLKYQCFKSAWMYEVFHSGFSFPVSYSNLKTALQVYDKEVQWTLGAILYRTRFLPLRDIQQENFRGSHSHWRSFSFVYNHYLFFVCFLIVLLSILLYLLRLRRIHRRMLRNSSSTSLWIEEGLPPQKIAGP from the exons ATGAGGGACAAAAACAGAAAGCCAGTGGTTATGAAAATTAAACCAg GCATTTCGGAGTTTGCCAGCTCTCCTGAAAAGGTCAGTGATTATATTTCTCCACTTCTGAGCTTCGCTGCCCAACATGTGCCACGTGCAAAACACAAAGAGACTCCTCTTTATATTCTGTGTACCGCGGGAATGAGGATTCTGCCGGAAAG CCAGCAGAAGGCAATACTTGAAGATCTGCTCACTGATATTCCtgtgcattttgattttctgttttcgGACTCACATGCAGAGGTTATTTCAGGGAAACAGGAAG GAGTATATGCATGGATTGGCATCAACTTTGTTCTTGGAAGATTTGAACATACAGATGATG AGGATGAAGCGATTGTGGAGGTGCATGTCCCAGGCAGCGAAAACAAAGAGGCCATCTTTCGTAAGAGGACAGTGGGTATTCTTGACATGGGCGGAGTGTCGACTCAGATAGCGTACGAAGTCCCTAAAACTGTAAGCTTTGCCTCTTCGCAGCAG GAAGAAGTAGCCAAAAACTTACTTGCAGAATTCAATTTAGGCTGCGATGCTCATCAAACCGAGCATGTGTACAGAGTCTACGTTGCAACGTTCCTTGGCTTTGGAGGAAACGCAGCACGCCAGAGATATGAAGACAGTCTATTTACCAGTACAGTGCTGAAAAACAG GCTGCTGGGCAAACAGACTGGAATGACTTCTGATTCACCCTACCTTGATCCTTGCCTGCCCCTGGATGCTCAGGATGAGATCCAGCAGAATGGACAGATAATGTATTTGCGGGGAACAGGAGACTTTAATCTGTGTCGTGAAATTATTCAACCGTTCATGAATAAGACTAATGAAACGCAGACATCTCTTAATGGTGTCTATCAGCCTGCTGTGCACTTTCAGAACAGTGAATTCTATGGTTTCTCAGAGTTCTACTACTGCACCGAGGACGTGTTACGCATGGGAGGAGATTACAATGCTGCTAAATTTACTAAAGCCGCAAAG gatTATTGTGCCACTAAGTGGTCTGTCCTACGGGAACGTTTTGACCGTGGTCTTTATGCATCACATGCTGATCTCCACAGATTGAA GTACCAGTGTTTTAAGTCTGCCTGGATGTATGAAGTATTTCACAGTGgcttctcttttcctgtgaGTTACAGCAATttgaaaacagctctgcaggttTATGATAAAGAGGTGCAATGGACCTTGGGAGCCATACTTTACCGAACACGGTTTTTACCTTTAAG AGACATCCAGCAAGAAAACTTCCGTGGAAGTCACTCCCACTGGAGGAGCTTCTCCTTTGTTTACAATCACTAtttgttttttgtctgtttcctGATTGTGCTGCTCTCCATCCTGCTCTACCTGCTAAGGCTCAGACGGATCCACAGGCGAATGTTGCGTAACAGCTCGTCTACTTCCCTATGGATTGAGGAAGGCCTCCCACCACAGAAGATTGCAGGACCCTGA
- the ENTPD4 gene encoding ectonucleoside triphosphate diphosphohydrolase 4 isoform X2, whose translation MGRISISCLLPASWHFSISPVGCPRILNTTLRQIVVIGILAAAVSLLYYSLVVIRNKYGRAYRDKRFHRYLARVTDTEATDTNNPNLNYGIVVDCGSSGSRIFVYCWPRHNGNPHDLLDIKQMRDKNRKPVVMKIKPGISEFASSPEKVSDYISPLLSFAAQHVPRAKHKETPLYILCTAGMRILPESQQKAILEDLLTDIPVHFDFLFSDSHAEVISGKQEGVYAWIGINFVLGRFEHTDDEDEAIVEVHVPGSENKEAIFRKRTVGILDMGGVSTQIAYEVPKTVSFASSQQEEVAKNLLAEFNLGCDAHQTEHVYRVYVATFLGFGGNAARQRYEDSLFTSTVLKNRLLGKQTGMTSDSPYLDPCLPLDAQDEIQQNGQIMYLRGTGDFNLCREIIQPFMNKTNETQTSLNGVYQPAVHFQNSEFYGFSEFYYCTEDVLRMGGDYNAAKFTKAAKDYCATKWSVLRERFDRGLYASHADLHRLKYQCFKSAWMYEVFHSGFSFPVSYSNLKTALQVYDKEVQWTLGAILYRTRFLPLRDIQQENFRGSHSHWRSFSFVYNHYLFFVCFLIVLLSILLYLLRLRRIHRRMLRNSSSTSLWIEEGLPPQKIAGP comes from the exons ATGGGGAG GATCAGCATCTCCTGTTTGCTTCCTGCTTCTTGGCACTTCAGCATCTCTCCGGTAGGATGTCCACGTATTCTCAACACCACTTTGCGACAGATCGTTGTGATAGGAatacttgctgctgctgtctctttGCTTTACTACTCTCTAGTAGTCATCCGCAATAAGTATGGGCGTGCATACAGGGACAAAAGGTTCCACAG ATATCTTGCCCGAGTAACTGACACTGAAGCTACAGATACAAACAACCCCAATCTGAACTATGGCATCGTTGTGGACTGTGGCAGCAGTGGCTCTAGGATTTTTGTGTATTGTTGGCCAAGGCACAACGGTAATCCACATGACCTGTTGGACATCAAACAGATGAGGGACAAAAACAGAAAGCCAGTGGTTATGAAAATTAAACCAg GCATTTCGGAGTTTGCCAGCTCTCCTGAAAAGGTCAGTGATTATATTTCTCCACTTCTGAGCTTCGCTGCCCAACATGTGCCACGTGCAAAACACAAAGAGACTCCTCTTTATATTCTGTGTACCGCGGGAATGAGGATTCTGCCGGAAAG CCAGCAGAAGGCAATACTTGAAGATCTGCTCACTGATATTCCtgtgcattttgattttctgttttcgGACTCACATGCAGAGGTTATTTCAGGGAAACAGGAAG GAGTATATGCATGGATTGGCATCAACTTTGTTCTTGGAAGATTTGAACATACAGATGATG AGGATGAAGCGATTGTGGAGGTGCATGTCCCAGGCAGCGAAAACAAAGAGGCCATCTTTCGTAAGAGGACAGTGGGTATTCTTGACATGGGCGGAGTGTCGACTCAGATAGCGTACGAAGTCCCTAAAACTGTAAGCTTTGCCTCTTCGCAGCAG GAAGAAGTAGCCAAAAACTTACTTGCAGAATTCAATTTAGGCTGCGATGCTCATCAAACCGAGCATGTGTACAGAGTCTACGTTGCAACGTTCCTTGGCTTTGGAGGAAACGCAGCACGCCAGAGATATGAAGACAGTCTATTTACCAGTACAGTGCTGAAAAACAG GCTGCTGGGCAAACAGACTGGAATGACTTCTGATTCACCCTACCTTGATCCTTGCCTGCCCCTGGATGCTCAGGATGAGATCCAGCAGAATGGACAGATAATGTATTTGCGGGGAACAGGAGACTTTAATCTGTGTCGTGAAATTATTCAACCGTTCATGAATAAGACTAATGAAACGCAGACATCTCTTAATGGTGTCTATCAGCCTGCTGTGCACTTTCAGAACAGTGAATTCTATGGTTTCTCAGAGTTCTACTACTGCACCGAGGACGTGTTACGCATGGGAGGAGATTACAATGCTGCTAAATTTACTAAAGCCGCAAAG gatTATTGTGCCACTAAGTGGTCTGTCCTACGGGAACGTTTTGACCGTGGTCTTTATGCATCACATGCTGATCTCCACAGATTGAA GTACCAGTGTTTTAAGTCTGCCTGGATGTATGAAGTATTTCACAGTGgcttctcttttcctgtgaGTTACAGCAATttgaaaacagctctgcaggttTATGATAAAGAGGTGCAATGGACCTTGGGAGCCATACTTTACCGAACACGGTTTTTACCTTTAAG AGACATCCAGCAAGAAAACTTCCGTGGAAGTCACTCCCACTGGAGGAGCTTCTCCTTTGTTTACAATCACTAtttgttttttgtctgtttcctGATTGTGCTGCTCTCCATCCTGCTCTACCTGCTAAGGCTCAGACGGATCCACAGGCGAATGTTGCGTAACAGCTCGTCTACTTCCCTATGGATTGAGGAAGGCCTCCCACCACAGAAGATTGCAGGACCCTGA